A portion of the Streptomyces sp. NBC_01335 genome contains these proteins:
- a CDS encoding VOC family protein: MAARIDLTLDCADAQLLAGFWREALGYVDEPPPAPFATRAEWLAQFDLPEGESVDDGAWLCDPDGVGPRLAILKVSEPKTAKNRLHIDIRVPGHGTRDERWARIMAEAVRLVAAGGVVREEFTGHHLVMADPEGNEFCVAAGPATTLV; this comes from the coding sequence ATGGCAGCCAGAATCGACCTCACGCTCGACTGCGCGGACGCGCAGCTCCTCGCCGGGTTCTGGCGGGAGGCGCTGGGCTATGTCGACGAGCCGCCGCCCGCCCCCTTCGCGACACGCGCTGAGTGGCTCGCCCAGTTCGACCTGCCGGAGGGCGAGTCCGTGGACGACGGTGCCTGGCTCTGCGATCCGGACGGTGTCGGCCCCCGCCTCGCGATCCTCAAGGTCTCCGAGCCCAAGACGGCCAAGAACCGGCTCCACATCGACATCCGAGTGCCGGGCCACGGCACGCGGGACGAACGCTGGGCGCGGATCATGGCGGAGGCCGTACGTCTGGTCGCGGCGGGCGGGGTCGTACGCGAGGAGTTCACCGGGCACCATCTCGTCATGGCCGATCCCGAGGGCAACGAGTTCTGCGTCGCGGCGGGTCCGGCCACGACCCTCGTCTGA